In one Solanum dulcamara chromosome 1, daSolDulc1.2, whole genome shotgun sequence genomic region, the following are encoded:
- the LOC129885185 gene encoding protein NEN3-like isoform X2, with protein sequence MRTHRHKSLIHLSFKKEIMVTGEDRSEIVFFDVETTIPTRTGQKYSLLEFGAILVCPRKLVEQLSYSTLVRPSDLSLISTLSVRCNGITRDAVTSAPSFADIADKVFDILHGRIWAGHNILKFDCPRIREAFAGINRPAPEPKGTIDTLALLTERFGRRAGSMKMATLATYFGLGQQTHRSLDDVRMNFEVLKYCATVLFLESSLPDILTENNWVSPNAAIRSRTTGNTILKGMGSSIDTPSSNVKIGSPMKSVAEAYIESDNRILPLVSRNVEEVPDLLETNFLRPDPFNLVQFSAEVRKSIQLDEMEEEPVSYSRDSSVSIATGGCIGFTDFLEPNKISVSSISLSLAPLHRGTQKIQILHNNAELQVCSRCLKVRFGISKRFVDYAGRPRLSFVVDASSELCQLLDAIDNLAKKLTEDTGSMSEWRPVVNRKPGFMNCHTIRLNSTAPLTRATSVFTDQYPSLCFETK encoded by the exons ATGCGCACACACCGCCACAAATCTTTAATCCATCTCTCTTTTAAGAAAGAAATCATGGTAACCGGCGAAGATAGGTCGGAGATAGTCTTTTTCGACGTGGAGACAACTATACCCACGCGAACAGGACAGAAATATTCACTCTTGGAATTTGGGGCAATTCTTGTTTGCCCAAGAAAGCTTGTTGAGCAACTTAGTTACTCCACCCTTGTACGACCCTCCGACCTCTCTCTTATTTCCACGCTTTCTGTTCGCTGCAATGGAATTACCAGAGACGCTGTCACTTCTGCCCCTTCATTTGCTGACATCGCCGACAAAGTCTTTGACATCCTCCATG GGAGGATATGGGCGGGCCACAATATACTAAAATTCGATTGTCCAAGGATTCGGGAGGCATTTGCTGGAATTAACAGGCCTGCACCAGAACCTAAGGGAACAATTGATACACTTGCTTTGTTGACTGAAAGATTTGGAAGGAGAGCTGGTAGTATGAAG ATGGCCACTCTTGCTACTTATTTTGGCCTTGGACAGCAAACACATAG GAGTTTGGATGATGTCCGAATGAATTTCGAAGTACTAAAGTACTGTGCAACTGTCTTGTTTTTG GAATCCAGCTTGCCTGACATATTAACTGAGAACAATTGGGTGTCTCCTAATGCTGCTATAAGAAGTCGTACTACTGGAAATACTATTTTGAAGGGGATGGGCTCGAGCATAGATACACCTTCATCAAATGTCAAGATAGGAAGTCCTATGAAATCTGTTGCAGAAGCTTACATAGAATCAGACAATCGGATACTTCCACTTGTGAGCAGAAATGTGGAGGAGGTACCAGATCTTCTTGAAACAAATTTCTTGAGGCCTGACCCTTTTAACTTGGTCCAATTCAGTGCCGAAGTAAGGAAATCCATTCAGTTAgatgaaatggaagaagaaCCTGTTTCATATTCTCGAGATTCTTCTGTGTCAATTGCAACTGGGGGTTGCATTGGCTTCACAGACTTCTTAGAACCAAATAAAATTTCAGTTTCTTCCATCTCCTTAAGTCTTGCCCCCTTACATCGTGGAACTCAGAAGATACAAATCTTGCACAACAATGCTGAGTTGCAAGTTTGCTCTAGATGCCTGAAGGTGCGGTTTGGAATTAGTAAAAGGTTTGTTGATTATGCTGGTCGGCCACGGTTGAGTTTTGTGGTGGATGCATCATCAGAGTTATGCCAACTTTTGGATGCAATTGATAATCTTGCTAAGAAGTTAACCGAGGATACAGGTAGTATGTCAGAATGGAGGCCTGTGGTAAACAGAAAGCCTGGCTTTATGAACTGTCATACCATTCGTTTGAA CTCTACAGCTCCACTCACCAGGGCAACAAGCGTTTTTACTGATCAATATCCCTCTTTGTGCTTCGAAACAAAGTGA
- the LOC129885185 gene encoding protein NEN1-like isoform X1 has translation MRTHRHKSLIHLSFKKEIMVTGEDRSEIVFFDVETTIPTRTGQKYSLLEFGAILVCPRKLVEQLSYSTLVRPSDLSLISTLSVRCNGITRDAVTSAPSFADIADKVFDILHGRIWAGHNILKFDCPRIREAFAGINRPAPEPKGTIDTLALLTERFGRRAGSMKMATLATYFGLGQQTHRSLDDVRMNFEVLKYCATVLFLESSLPDILTENNWVSPNAAIRSRTTGNTILKGMGSSIDTPSSNVKIGSPMKSVAEAYIESDNRILPLVSRNVEEVPDLLETNFLRPDPFNLVQFSAEVRKSIQLDEMEEEPVSYSRDSSVSIATGGCIGFTDFLEPNKISVSSISLSLAPLHRGTQKIQILHNNAELQVCSRCLKVRFGISKRFVDYAGRPRLSFVVDASSELCQLLDAIDNLAKKLTEDTGSMSEWRPVVNRKPGFMNCHTIRLNLPTVVDGNSSRWVTEIYQKEPSTTQKLLFSRFDVAELDSLITPGTLLDAYFSVDSYDYQQTAGIRLVAKKLIVHTSQMDEVPCRLA, from the exons ATGCGCACACACCGCCACAAATCTTTAATCCATCTCTCTTTTAAGAAAGAAATCATGGTAACCGGCGAAGATAGGTCGGAGATAGTCTTTTTCGACGTGGAGACAACTATACCCACGCGAACAGGACAGAAATATTCACTCTTGGAATTTGGGGCAATTCTTGTTTGCCCAAGAAAGCTTGTTGAGCAACTTAGTTACTCCACCCTTGTACGACCCTCCGACCTCTCTCTTATTTCCACGCTTTCTGTTCGCTGCAATGGAATTACCAGAGACGCTGTCACTTCTGCCCCTTCATTTGCTGACATCGCCGACAAAGTCTTTGACATCCTCCATG GGAGGATATGGGCGGGCCACAATATACTAAAATTCGATTGTCCAAGGATTCGGGAGGCATTTGCTGGAATTAACAGGCCTGCACCAGAACCTAAGGGAACAATTGATACACTTGCTTTGTTGACTGAAAGATTTGGAAGGAGAGCTGGTAGTATGAAG ATGGCCACTCTTGCTACTTATTTTGGCCTTGGACAGCAAACACATAG GAGTTTGGATGATGTCCGAATGAATTTCGAAGTACTAAAGTACTGTGCAACTGTCTTGTTTTTG GAATCCAGCTTGCCTGACATATTAACTGAGAACAATTGGGTGTCTCCTAATGCTGCTATAAGAAGTCGTACTACTGGAAATACTATTTTGAAGGGGATGGGCTCGAGCATAGATACACCTTCATCAAATGTCAAGATAGGAAGTCCTATGAAATCTGTTGCAGAAGCTTACATAGAATCAGACAATCGGATACTTCCACTTGTGAGCAGAAATGTGGAGGAGGTACCAGATCTTCTTGAAACAAATTTCTTGAGGCCTGACCCTTTTAACTTGGTCCAATTCAGTGCCGAAGTAAGGAAATCCATTCAGTTAgatgaaatggaagaagaaCCTGTTTCATATTCTCGAGATTCTTCTGTGTCAATTGCAACTGGGGGTTGCATTGGCTTCACAGACTTCTTAGAACCAAATAAAATTTCAGTTTCTTCCATCTCCTTAAGTCTTGCCCCCTTACATCGTGGAACTCAGAAGATACAAATCTTGCACAACAATGCTGAGTTGCAAGTTTGCTCTAGATGCCTGAAGGTGCGGTTTGGAATTAGTAAAAGGTTTGTTGATTATGCTGGTCGGCCACGGTTGAGTTTTGTGGTGGATGCATCATCAGAGTTATGCCAACTTTTGGATGCAATTGATAATCTTGCTAAGAAGTTAACCGAGGATACAGGTAGTATGTCAGAATGGAGGCCTGTGGTAAACAGAAAGCCTGGCTTTATGAACTGTCATACCATTCGTTTGAA TTTACCAACTGTTGTAGATGGTAATAGCTCCCGCTGGGTCACAGAGATATACCAGAAAGAGCCTTCCACAACACAGAAGCTTTTGTTCAGTAGGTTTGATGTGGCAGAACTGGATTCCTTGATCACTCCAGGGACTCTGTTGGATGCATACTTCTCGGTGGATTCATATGACTATCAACAGACTGCAGGCATCCGCCTGGTGGCTAAAAAGTTGATTGTGCATACCTCCCAGATGGATGAGGTGCCTTGTCGACTGGCATAA